The sequence TAACGAAAATAGTAAAGATATTGAGTTACAAGATAGTTATGAAATAGTAAGAAGGATAAATGAAGAAGATAAGAAAGTTGCTTATTGTGTTGAAAAAGCACTTCCTTCTATAGCTAAATTAGTTGATGAGATAGTTTTAAGAACTGCTCCTACTACAAGGATAATATATATAGGAGCAGGGACATCTGGAAGGTTAGGCGTTTTAGATGCCTCGGAATGCCCGCCAACTTATGGAGTTGATTTTGAAGTAGTTCAAGGTTTAATTGCTGGTGGTAAAGATGCTATGTTTAAAGCAAAAGAAAATGTTGAAGATAGCCCTGAACAAGGCAGAAAAGATCTTGAAGAAATAAAATTAACTAAAGATGATGTTGTTATTGGTATAACAGCTTCAGGAAGGACACCTTATGTACTTGGTGCTGTTAAATATGCAAGAGAAGTTGGTGCACTAACAGGAAGTATTACTTGTTCTGAAGATTCAGAACTTTCTAGAAATGTTGATATACCTATAGAGGTTGTAGTAGGAGCTGAAATAGTTACTGGTTCAACTAGAATGAAATCAGGAACTGCACAGAAATTAGTTCTAAATATGATATCTACAAGTGTAATGATTAAAAGAGGAAAAGTTTTTTCAGGGTATATGGTCGATGTTAAAACTTCAAATTTAAAATTAATTGAAAGAGCAAAAAGAATTCTAATGAATACAACTAATATAAGTTATGAAGAAGCTGGAATTTATTTAGAAAAATCAGGTATGAGTGTTAAGGTTGCGATAGCAATGATATTATTAAAAATTGAGAAAGAGGATGCAGAAAAGAAACTTGAACAATACAAGTTTAATGTTGCGCAATTGATACATGAGTTTACTAGTAAAGATTAGAGAAAATAAAAATTTTACGTCAAGTGAAACTGATATATCAAAATACTTGATGGAAAATTATAAAAAGATAAAGAATTTAGATGCAAAAAAAATTGCTTCTGACACTTATACAAGCATTTCAGCTGTAACTAGAACTTGTAAAAAAATAGGATTGTCAGGATTTCAAGAATTTAAGATATCTCTGATAGAAGAGTTGGCAAATTTAGAAGAAAATAAGTTAGAATTTGAAAATGTAGATATTGAAAGAAATAATGATACTAAAATGATAATTGAAAAATTAAACAAACTTAGTATTAGTTCTTTAAGAGAAACTAAATTATTACAAGATGCAGTAATGATAGATAAAGTAGTAGATCTAATAAGAAGTAAAAAAGTTATTGATTTTTATGGAGTTGGAGCATCTCATATAGTGTGTTTAGATGCACAGTATAAGTTTATGAGAATAGGTAAAGTTTGTAATGCATTTGGTCCTTATGATTTACAGCATATACAGGCAATAAACAGTACTAGTGATAATCTTGCAATAATAATATCTTATTCAGGTATGACTGAAGATATAGTTAAAATTAGTGAAGTATTAAAAAATAGAGGAATAGAGACTATATCTATTACTAAATATGGAAGTAATGAAGTTGCATCAAGAGCAAATCATAATCTATATGTAACATCTAGAGAAGCATTAAAAAGAAGTGCTGCAATATATTCAAGAATTTCAATGCTAAATTTAATAGATGTTATTTATTTGAAATATTCAAATATGAATTTTGATGAAGTAAGTACTAAAATTAATGAAACAAAAATAAAAAAAATAAAAGAAAAATAAGAATGGAGTGAAATGTATGGATGCTAAAAAAGTCGCAAAAGAAATCTTTGATGCCCTTGGTGGAAAAGATAATATTTTAAGTAATGCAGTTTGCATGACTAGATTAAGAGTTGGAACAAAACAAGAAGTTAATGTAGAAGCTCTTAAAAAAATTGATGGAGTATTAAGTGTTGTTGAAGCTGATACTTTACAAATAGTTTTAGGACCAGGAAAAGTTAATATGGTAGGTGATGAATTTACTAAATTAACTGGTATACCTTTAGGATTTGCTGATGTTAAAGACGTAGCTAATGAAAATAAAAAGGTAAATAAAGCTAAACATAATGGTCCAGTACAACAATTTTTACAAAAAATTGCAAATATATTTGTTCCATTATTACCTGGAATTATTGCTGCAGGATTGATCTTAGGATTATCTAATGTAGTAAATGTTACAACTAAAGGAGCATTTGCAGGGCAATGGTGGTTTGCTGCTATTAAAACTATAGGATTTGGTATGTTTACATACTTAGCTATTTATGTTGGAATGAATTCTGCAAAAGAATTTGGTGGAACAGCTATTTTAGGTGGAATTATTGGAGCTTTATTTGTTGGTAATGCTGCACATCCATTACTTGCAAAGATTAATGATGTACCAATGAATTTACCAATAGTTGATAAACCTTTCTCACCTGGTATTGGTGGATTACTTGCTTCTTTATTTATGGGAATTATAGTTGCTAAATTAGAAAGAAGTATAAGAAAAGTTATGCCTACAATGTTAGACACATTCTTTACACCATTATTTACATTATTAATAAGTGTTTTCGTTGCTATTTTAGTAATACAACCAGTAGGAACATTTGTAACTAAAGCAATATTTACTGTATTAGATGTAGTTTATAATAAATTTGGTATAGCAGGTGGATATATCTTGTCAGCTGGATTCTTACCATTAGTATCAGTTGGATTACACCAAGCATTAACACCAATACACGTATTATTAAACAGCCCTGATGGACCAACTCAAGGAATTAACTACTTATTACCTATATTAATGATGGCAGGTGGAGGACAAGTTGGAGCAGGACTTGCAATTTACTTTAAAACTAAAAATAAAAAACTTAAAACACTTACAAGAGACGCATTACCAGTTGGTATATTAGGTATAGGAGAACCATTAATGTATGCAGTTACACTTCCTTTAGGTAAACCATTCATTACAGCTTGTTTAGGTGCAGGTTTTGGAGGATTATTAGCATCATTATTCAAAGTTGGTACTATAACTCAAGGTGTTTCAGGATTATTTGGATTATTAATAGTTAAACCAGGAACATGGCATTTCTACTTAATAGCAATGATAGGTGCATATATAGGTGGATTTGTATTAACATATTTCTTTGGAGTAGATGAAGAAAGAATAGAAGAAATTTACGGTGAATAATAAAATAAAAAACTAGGAGTGATTATATGAAAAAATATTTATTAATTTTTTTAATGTTTTTTGCAACACTGGGATACTCTTTTAAAAGAGAAGATATTAAAGTATTTTCAAAAGAAATGAATAAAGAAATACCGGTAACAGTAGTTTTACCAGATTCATATAGTAAAGATAATAAATATTCAGTAATCTATACATTACATGGATGGTCTGGATCAAATAAAAACTTTGTAGAAAAAACTCCTATTGGTGAATTAGCTGATAAATATAATGTTATTTATGTCTCTCCAGATGGAAATTATGATAGTTGGTATGTTGATTCTGAAATAGTTAAAGAATCTAAATATGCTACATTTATTGCTAAAGAGTTAGTAGAAAGTATAGATAAAATGTATTCAACTGTTACTGAATCTAAAAATAGAGCAATAACAGGATTAAGTATGGGTGGATATGGAGCATTTTTCATAGGTATACATAATCAAAAAGTGTTTGGTAATATTGGAAGTATGAGTGGTGGATTAATACCTGAAGATTATAAAGGAAATTGGGGAATTTCTAAATTCATCAATGCTAACTGGGAAAATTATAATATTGATTCATTAGCTCACAAATTATTATTTACAAAAACTAATATAATATTTGATTGTGGTGTAGATGATTTCTTTATAGAAGTAAATAGAGAAGTACATAATAAATTACTTTCATTAAATATTAATCATGACTATGCTGAAAGACCTGGAATGCATAACTGGGTATATTGGGGTAACTCAATTAAATACCAAACATTATTTTTTGTAGAAAATTTTAATAAATAATTGGAAGTGAAATTATGAAAAAAATACTATTGATTATAATTACATTGATATCAACGTTTTTTTCTTATAGTTTTCAATTAGTTAAAGAATTTCCTACAACTAAAGGTTTTGACGATTCTATATTAACTAATCAAATGTTTGAATTTAAAGGATTTAAAGAACAGGGTTATCTAATATTAGAATATAAGAACTTTAAAAAAGCTAACATTTTTATTAATGGTAAAAAATTATATTTAAATAATATAAAGGGAGAAGGTACTGTAAAAATTGATATATCAAAATATACAAGAAATGATAATAATATTTTTCAAATTTCATCACTAGATGGTGAAGTAAAAGTTAAAGTACCTTATCCTGAAATAAAAGTTAATTTAATAAAAAATGAGAGAACTAAATTTTTAGACGAATTTTTAAACTCTCAAATTAAAGCAGGATTTCCATCTGCACAACTTAGTATAGTTAAAGATGGTGTATTAATATATCAAAATAGTTTTGGTTATGTTAATAACTATAAACAAGATGGTACTGTTTTAGAAAATAGAATAAAAGTAAATGATGACACTTTATATGACCTAGCTAGTAATACAAAAATGTATGCAACTAATTATGCAATTATGAAACTTGTATCTGATGGTAAATTAAAAGTTGAAGATTATGTAAATAAATATTTTCCTGAATTCACAGGAGGTGGGAAAGAAGAAATACAGGTAAGTGATCTTCTTAAACACCAAGCAGGATTTCCTGCAGATCCACAATATTTTAATGATGTATATGATAAAGATGATGGAATAGTTAATGGTAAAAATGATTTATTTGCTATAGGTAAAGAAAATGTAGAAAAAGCAATCATGAAAACACCATTGATATATAAACCTAAAACTAGTACAAAGTATTCAGATGTTGATTATATGTTGTTAGGATTATTAGTTGAAAAAATATCAGGACAGGATCTAGATGTATTTTTAAATAATGAAATTTATTCAAAATTATGTTTAAAACATACATATTTTAATCCATTAGAACACGGGTTTGTGAAAGATAATGTTGCTGCAACAGAGTTAAATGGTAATACTAGAGATGGATTTGTATCATTTAATAATGCTAGAACATATACTATTCAAGGAGAAGTACATGATGAAAAAGCATTTTATTCTATGAATGGAATATCAGGTCATGCAGGACTTTTCTCTAATTCATTTGAAGTAGCTAAATTAGCACAAATAATGATAAATCAAGGAGGATATGGAGAATATAAATTCTTTAATAGAACTACTTTAGATCATTTTGTGAAGCCAAAAGATATTAATTCTAGCTATGGATTGGGATGGAGAAGACAAGGAGATTATATATATAGATGGGCTTTTTCAGGAATAGCTTCAAAAGATAGTATAGGTCATACTGGATGGACTGGAACACTTACTATAATTGACCCTTCACAAAACTTAGTAGTTGTATTACTTACAAATGCTAAGAATACAAGTGTAATTAATCCAAAAGCTAATCCAAATAAGTTTTACGGAGATAGATACTATGTTAAAAATTATGGAGCAGTAGCTTCATTGGCATATGATTTAGTATCAACTAAAACTAATTCTAAAGAAGATAAAATTAGATTAAATGAAACTCTAAAAGACTTAATTATGGGTAGATATAAATTAATGCAAGAAGATGCTAATTATACTACTAAAGCTGATTTTATGGAAGTGCTGGAATTAATTAACTTACTTGAAAAAAGAGAGGGTAAATTAAGTCAAGAATTTAAAGAAATAAAAAGGGAAATGGAAATAAATAAATGAGAATAGGATTTTCAATATATTTAAGCACAGAGCTTAATAAAAATAAAGAGATAATAGTTAAAGCAAAAAAATATGGAGCAGAATTTGTTTTTACATCTTTAAATGTACAAGAAGAAGATGTTGACAAGGGTGATCAAATTAACGAAATAATTAAATTATGTTTAGAAAATGATGTCAAGTTAATTGTAGATATAAATGAGAATAGTAAAAATATGCTTAAAACTCATGAAGGTGTATATTATAGAATAGATGATGGATATACTTTAGATGAAATAATTGAATTTAGTAAAAATAATAAGGTAGTTTTAAATTCGAGTGTTTTAAAAGAGAAGGATTTAGAGTATATGAAATCAAAAAATGTTGATTTTAGTAATATTTTAAGTCTACATAATTTCTATCCTAAAAAATATACAGGTATATCTATAGATTTTTTAAGAGAACAAAATAAAAAATATTCTAAATATGGAATATTAAATATGGCATTTGTTCCAGGTGATGAAAAGAGAGGACCGGTTTTTGAAGGGTTACCAACAGTTGAATCACATAGAGAAAAAAGAATATTAACATCAGCACTAGAATTATTTGATAATTATACAGATGTTGTTTTAGTAGGAGATATAGATTTAAATGATGAAAATTGGGAAGAATTAAATTATTTAACTAAAGATATTATACCAATTAAAATTGAAGAAAAAATATTAGTTGGAAATGTATTTGAAGATAGAAGAGACTCATCTGAATATATAATTAGAAATATGGTACATAATAGAAAAGAATTTGAAAAATTTATACTTGAAAATGTTGATACGAATAATCTTGTTAGAGGTGAAGAAATAAAAATGGGAGATGTTTTAATTAGCAACCATCTTTATAAAAGATATTCTGGAGAATTAGAAATAGCACTTAAAGATTTAGGTTTGGATGAAAAAAGAGATAGACTTACTAGAGTAATTACTAATGATTTAGAACTATTAAAATATATTGGAAAGTTTAAGAAATTTATATTTATATAGTTATACATAAATATGCCCACAATTGTGGGCATATTAACTTGTAATTTTTTCCACACTGTGATATAATTAACGATATAGAAAAACAAAAAACGGAGGTTTTAAAATGACAATAATTGAAAATGTTTATGCAAGAGAAATCCTTGATTCAAGAGGAAATCCTACAGTTGAAGTAGAAGTTTACTTAGAAGGTGGAGCTATGGGAAGAGCTTCTGTACCATCAGGTGCATCTACAGGAATACACGAAGCTGTAGAATTAAGAGACGAGGATAAATCAAGATACTTAGGGAAAGGTGTTTTAAAAGCTGTTGAAAACGTAAATGATATTATTGCTGAAGCAATAATTGGTATGGACGCTTTAGATCAAGTAGCTATCGATAAATTAATGATAGATTTAGATGGAACACCAAATAAAGGTAAATTAGGAGCAAATGCTATACTTGGAGTATCTTTAGCAGTAGCTAAAGCAGCAGCAAATCAATTAGGGTTACCTTTATATAGATACTTAGGAGGAGTTAATGCTAAAGAATTACCTGTTCCTATGATGAACATCTTAAACGGTGGATCACATGCTGATTCAGCTGTTGACGTTCAAGAATTCATGGTACAACCAGTTGGTGCTAAAACTTATAAAGAAGCATTAAGAATGGGTGCTGAAATTTTCCACCACTTAGGAAAATTATTAAAAGCTAACGGAGATTCTACTAACGTAGGAAACGAAGGAGGATATGCTCCATCTAAAATCAATGGTACTGAAGGTGCTTTAGATATTATTTCAGAAGCTGTTAAAGCTGCAGGATATGAATTAGGTAAAGACATTACTTTCGCTTTAGATGCTGCTTCTTCAGAATTCTACAATGCTGAAAAAGGTAAATATGTATTCAAAAGAGAAGGTGGAGTTGAAAGAACTTCAGAAGAAATGGTTGCTTGGTATGAAATGTTATGTGCTAAATATCCAATAGTTTCAATAGAAGATGGATTAGCTGAAGACGATTGGGACGGATTCAAATTAATGACAGAAAAATTAGGACACAAAATACAAATAGTTGGAGACGATTTATTCGTTACAAACACTAAGAGATTAGAAGAAGGAATTAAAAAAGGAATTGCTAACTCTATCTTAATTAAATTAAACCAAATCGGTACTTTAACTGAAACATTAGATGCAATTGAAATGGCTAAAAAAGCAGGATATACTGCAGTAGTATCTCATAGATCAGGAGAAACTGAAGATGATACAATAGCAGACGTTGCAGTAGCTACAAATGCAGGACAAATTAAAACAGGATCAGCTTCAAGAACTGATAGAATCGCTAAATACAATCAATTATTAAGAATAGAAGATGATTTAGCTGGAGAAGCATTATACAAAGGAATTGAATCATTATATACAATTAAAAGATAATAAATAAAGAAGAAGGAATTTTTATTTTCCTTCTTCTTTTATTTTATATGTTTCTAATAATTTGTTATTTTCAAGTAACATAGCATGAGCTGTTGGTTGATTATATGAAGTATCATAATGATTCATTAGGTAATCATTAAGTTCTGTTTTATTATTAAATATTATTACTTGGTAAGGCTCTTGGAAAGATAATTTTTCTATGAATACAAACTTATCTTTATTTTTAACAAGTACTCCTATGTGACCTATAAATAGTGAATTTGGTTCATCAAGATCACTATGTAAGAATACAGATATCATACTAATATTATCATTAGTGAAGCTTATTTTTCTATTTTCCCATTCAGTCTGTATATTTTTTAAATGTATGTTATAGTCTTTAGTTTTTTCAGTAGGTATATCTGTATAAAGAGAAATAAATTTATCTCTATCAAGTTTTAGTTCTAGCGGTATGTTTTCAAGACTGTTTTTGTCTAAGAATAAGAAATTAGAACTACCATTTATTTTACCATCATTTTCTATATTAATTAAATCTTTCATTATAGTATATGAAGTTATTCTGCAATTACATCCTACAAAATCAGGATATTTTTTTTCAAGCTTTTCTATCATAAACTCAACATCATATTCTAAAGACTCTAAATTGTCAATTTGTTTAAAATCATCAATTAAATCTTTATTTTCAACTGCTTCATTAAATAGTTTAACTTGTTCTAAAAATGAATCTACATTTTCTTCTTTAATTCCATTTTCAATTAATAAATTTTTTACAAAAGTCTGTGATTTTTCACCTGCTAGATTACTATACATAATTACATCATTATTTGCTTTTTGATTACAAGAAATGATAGTAATAACAGTAATAATTATTATTAAAATTTTTTTCATGTTATTCTTCTCCTAAATATATGTTTTCTAATTTTTCGCTATAGAAAAAATCAAATGGAAGTATAGGGAATCTATTTTTAACTAAATTAATTTCTTCCATATTAAGATTTTTACTTGCTTCGTTAAATATGTTAAATACAAAATTTGAACAGTAAGTATAAAGATTATCGGGATCATTACCTACAAATACTGTGTAATGTTTGTTATAGTATTTTGGTAATAATCTATCTATTTCATTTGATAACTCTTCTGTCATATTTTTGTATCTTAATATAGATATTTTTCTATCTTTTATATGTGCGAATGAATAAATTGGATTATCTGAATAATATTCACTCATCCCTTTAATTTCAACTAATTTTTTATCCTTGTTTATTATAAATAAATGTCCAAACTGTTGAGTTATTTCTTTACCTCTACTTAAAACTACTATATCAAATGGTTCTAATTTACTAATATTTCTATTTACATGTCTAAAAGTATACCAATGGAAATCATCAAGATTACTTGAAAAAATATTTAATGATAAAAATAGTGTAAGTATTAATATTATTTTTTTCATTAATCTAACCTTTCTAAGAATTTTTCAGCAAATTTTAATGCTATTTTCTTTGTCCCTAACGAGAAGTTTACACTTATTGATTTTGGTGTTATTTCTTTTACTACTCCAATACCATATTCATTATGCTTAACTTTATTTCCTACTTTAAAATTAGTTTCTATTTCTGGTATATTAATTTTAGTGTTGTTAATAAACTTGAATGGATTAAAATTTTCTATAGATTTTTTGTTAGGATTTACATATCTATAATTTTCTAAATCTTCATCTTTTTTATTAGTTCTGATATTTGGATTAAATATTTCTGTTTTAAGATTACTACTTATTTCTCCAATAAATCTAGATGGTCTAATAAAATAGTTAGTCATACTTCCCCATGTTTTTCTTTCAAGGGAATGTGAAATAAATAAATTCTCTTCAGCACGTGTAACAGCTACATAGAATATTCTTCTTTCTTCTTCAAGTTCTTCTTCTACAAGTGAATTATCTTCATTAGGAAATAAACCTTCTTCTACTCCTACTAAAAATACAGTGTTAAATTCTAAACCTTTAGATGCGTGTATAGTCATAAGTTTAACAAAATTTTCTTCTTCAACTAGATTATCAGAAGGTGAGTTTAAAGCAACATTCTCTAAGTATTCCTCTATTGATAAAAATCCGGTTTCTTCTTCCATAGTTATTATAGAGTTTATTAATTCTTGTATGTTTTCAGCTCTATCTTCTTTATTTTCATAAGTATCTAGTGCAGAATTATAGTCTATATCATCCATTAATTCTCTTAATATTTCAGATGTTGTTAATTCATTTTTAAGCATAATATATTTATCAATTAAGTTTTTAAATGCTGTTATTTTACTTTTTGCACTAGCGCTAATCTCATTTTCTATACTTAGTATTGCATCATATAAAGATAATTGATTTTTTGTAGCTATTTGAACTAAAGTTTCTATAGTTTTAGGTCCTATAGATCTTTTAGGGAAGTTTATTATTCTTTCA is a genomic window of Streptobacillus felis containing:
- the murQ gene encoding N-acetylmuramic acid 6-phosphate etherase, which translates into the protein MVDLSKLSTEKNNENSKDIELQDSYEIVRRINEEDKKVAYCVEKALPSIAKLVDEIVLRTAPTTRIIYIGAGTSGRLGVLDASECPPTYGVDFEVVQGLIAGGKDAMFKAKENVEDSPEQGRKDLEEIKLTKDDVVIGITASGRTPYVLGAVKYAREVGALTGSITCSEDSELSRNVDIPIEVVVGAEIVTGSTRMKSGTAQKLVLNMISTSVMIKRGKVFSGYMVDVKTSNLKLIERAKRILMNTTNISYEEAGIYLEKSGMSVKVAIAMILLKIEKEDAEKKLEQYKFNVAQLIHEFTSKD
- a CDS encoding MurR/RpiR family transcriptional regulator → MSLLVKIRENKNFTSSETDISKYLMENYKKIKNLDAKKIASDTYTSISAVTRTCKKIGLSGFQEFKISLIEELANLEENKLEFENVDIERNNDTKMIIEKLNKLSISSLRETKLLQDAVMIDKVVDLIRSKKVIDFYGVGASHIVCLDAQYKFMRIGKVCNAFGPYDLQHIQAINSTSDNLAIIISYSGMTEDIVKISEVLKNRGIETISITKYGSNEVASRANHNLYVTSREALKRSAAIYSRISMLNLIDVIYLKYSNMNFDEVSTKINETKIKKIKEK
- a CDS encoding PTS transporter subunit EIIC; this translates as MDAKKVAKEIFDALGGKDNILSNAVCMTRLRVGTKQEVNVEALKKIDGVLSVVEADTLQIVLGPGKVNMVGDEFTKLTGIPLGFADVKDVANENKKVNKAKHNGPVQQFLQKIANIFVPLLPGIIAAGLILGLSNVVNVTTKGAFAGQWWFAAIKTIGFGMFTYLAIYVGMNSAKEFGGTAILGGIIGALFVGNAAHPLLAKINDVPMNLPIVDKPFSPGIGGLLASLFMGIIVAKLERSIRKVMPTMLDTFFTPLFTLLISVFVAILVIQPVGTFVTKAIFTVLDVVYNKFGIAGGYILSAGFLPLVSVGLHQALTPIHVLLNSPDGPTQGINYLLPILMMAGGGQVGAGLAIYFKTKNKKLKTLTRDALPVGILGIGEPLMYAVTLPLGKPFITACLGAGFGGLLASLFKVGTITQGVSGLFGLLIVKPGTWHFYLIAMIGAYIGGFVLTYFFGVDEERIEEIYGE
- a CDS encoding alpha/beta hydrolase produces the protein MKKYLLIFLMFFATLGYSFKREDIKVFSKEMNKEIPVTVVLPDSYSKDNKYSVIYTLHGWSGSNKNFVEKTPIGELADKYNVIYVSPDGNYDSWYVDSEIVKESKYATFIAKELVESIDKMYSTVTESKNRAITGLSMGGYGAFFIGIHNQKVFGNIGSMSGGLIPEDYKGNWGISKFINANWENYNIDSLAHKLLFTKTNIIFDCGVDDFFIEVNREVHNKLLSLNINHDYAERPGMHNWVYWGNSIKYQTLFFVENFNK
- the pbp4b gene encoding penicillin binding protein PBP4B; the protein is MKKILLIIITLISTFFSYSFQLVKEFPTTKGFDDSILTNQMFEFKGFKEQGYLILEYKNFKKANIFINGKKLYLNNIKGEGTVKIDISKYTRNDNNIFQISSLDGEVKVKVPYPEIKVNLIKNERTKFLDEFLNSQIKAGFPSAQLSIVKDGVLIYQNSFGYVNNYKQDGTVLENRIKVNDDTLYDLASNTKMYATNYAIMKLVSDGKLKVEDYVNKYFPEFTGGGKEEIQVSDLLKHQAGFPADPQYFNDVYDKDDGIVNGKNDLFAIGKENVEKAIMKTPLIYKPKTSTKYSDVDYMLLGLLVEKISGQDLDVFLNNEIYSKLCLKHTYFNPLEHGFVKDNVAATELNGNTRDGFVSFNNARTYTIQGEVHDEKAFYSMNGISGHAGLFSNSFEVAKLAQIMINQGGYGEYKFFNRTTLDHFVKPKDINSSYGLGWRRQGDYIYRWAFSGIASKDSIGHTGWTGTLTIIDPSQNLVVVLLTNAKNTSVINPKANPNKFYGDRYYVKNYGAVASLAYDLVSTKTNSKEDKIRLNETLKDLIMGRYKLMQEDANYTTKADFMEVLELINLLEKREGKLSQEFKEIKREMEINK
- a CDS encoding MupG family TIM beta-alpha barrel fold protein — protein: MRIGFSIYLSTELNKNKEIIVKAKKYGAEFVFTSLNVQEEDVDKGDQINEIIKLCLENDVKLIVDINENSKNMLKTHEGVYYRIDDGYTLDEIIEFSKNNKVVLNSSVLKEKDLEYMKSKNVDFSNILSLHNFYPKKYTGISIDFLREQNKKYSKYGILNMAFVPGDEKRGPVFEGLPTVESHREKRILTSALELFDNYTDVVLVGDIDLNDENWEELNYLTKDIIPIKIEEKILVGNVFEDRRDSSEYIIRNMVHNRKEFEKFILENVDTNNLVRGEEIKMGDVLISNHLYKRYSGELEIALKDLGLDEKRDRLTRVITNDLELLKYIGKFKKFIFI
- the eno gene encoding phosphopyruvate hydratase yields the protein MTIIENVYAREILDSRGNPTVEVEVYLEGGAMGRASVPSGASTGIHEAVELRDEDKSRYLGKGVLKAVENVNDIIAEAIIGMDALDQVAIDKLMIDLDGTPNKGKLGANAILGVSLAVAKAAANQLGLPLYRYLGGVNAKELPVPMMNILNGGSHADSAVDVQEFMVQPVGAKTYKEALRMGAEIFHHLGKLLKANGDSTNVGNEGGYAPSKINGTEGALDIISEAVKAAGYELGKDITFALDAASSEFYNAEKGKYVFKREGGVERTSEEMVAWYEMLCAKYPIVSIEDGLAEDDWDGFKLMTEKLGHKIQIVGDDLFVTNTKRLEEGIKKGIANSILIKLNQIGTLTETLDAIEMAKKAGYTAVVSHRSGETEDDTIADVAVATNAGQIKTGSASRTDRIAKYNQLLRIEDDLAGEALYKGIESLYTIKR
- a CDS encoding DUF4300 family protein; amino-acid sequence: MKKILIIIITVITIISCNQKANNDVIMYSNLAGEKSQTFVKNLLIENGIKEENVDSFLEQVKLFNEAVENKDLIDDFKQIDNLESLEYDVEFMIEKLEKKYPDFVGCNCRITSYTIMKDLINIENDGKINGSSNFLFLDKNSLENIPLELKLDRDKFISLYTDIPTEKTKDYNIHLKNIQTEWENRKISFTNDNISMISVFLHSDLDEPNSLFIGHIGVLVKNKDKFVFIEKLSFQEPYQVIIFNNKTELNDYLMNHYDTSYNQPTAHAMLLENNKLLETYKIKEEGK